In Lacrimispora indolis DSM 755, a genomic segment contains:
- the metF gene encoding methylenetetrahydrofolate reductase [NAD(P)H], producing the protein MKLSNILKKQVTLSFEIFPPKRTGSIQTIYDTLDALHELSPDFISVTYGAGGSGNSHATCEIASAIKNQYKIESLAHLPCAGLTKEDVLTQLENFKQNGIENILALRGDILDPKQPKGDFTHASDMIAFIKEHGDFDITAACYPEGHTESKNLVEDIQNLKKKVDSGADQLITQLFFHNDYFYRFQERCSIAGIHVPIEAGIMPVVNKKQIERMASLCHVDLPPKFIAMMNRYENNPEAMRDAGIAYAIDQIVDLVVQGADGIHLYTMNNPYIAAKIYEAVHRLISK; encoded by the coding sequence ATGAAGCTGTCTAACATCCTAAAAAAACAGGTAACTCTTTCCTTTGAAATCTTTCCGCCTAAAAGGACCGGATCGATTCAGACAATTTACGATACCCTTGATGCGCTGCATGAACTAAGTCCTGACTTTATCAGCGTGACCTACGGGGCGGGCGGCAGCGGTAACAGTCACGCTACCTGTGAAATCGCTTCTGCAATTAAAAATCAATATAAAATTGAGAGCCTGGCCCATTTACCTTGTGCCGGCCTGACAAAAGAAGATGTACTTACTCAGCTAGAAAATTTTAAGCAAAACGGCATTGAAAATATTCTTGCGCTTCGGGGAGACATTTTAGATCCCAAACAGCCCAAAGGGGATTTTACCCATGCCAGTGATATGATTGCGTTTATTAAAGAGCATGGAGATTTTGATATAACAGCGGCCTGCTACCCGGAAGGACATACAGAGTCAAAAAATCTCGTTGAAGATATCCAAAATCTGAAGAAAAAGGTGGATTCGGGCGCTGATCAGTTGATTACCCAGCTTTTCTTTCATAATGACTATTTTTACAGATTTCAGGAGCGTTGTTCCATTGCAGGGATCCACGTTCCCATTGAAGCAGGCATTATGCCGGTAGTTAATAAAAAGCAGATTGAGCGCATGGCATCTCTTTGTCATGTGGACCTGCCCCCCAAATTTATTGCGATGATGAACCGGTACGAGAATAACCCTGAGGCAATGCGTGACGCAGGCATTGCTTATGCAATTGATCAGATTGTTGACCTCGTTGTTCAGGG